A window of Buchnera aphidicola (Cinara laricifoliae) genomic DNA:
ATAAATATATAATTATATAAGAAAAATATATGTTTATAAAAATATTTAATATAAAAATATTAGTATACATTGAAAATATATTAAATAATTTTAATAAAATTAAAATTAACCATTTAAATATTAACCAAAAAAAAATCATCGGTATAATTAAATATATATTATTTATCATAATTTTTGTGCTATTTTTTATACTGTAAAAAATATTTTTTTTTTCAATTATATAAAAAATGACAGATACAAGTAATAAAGTAGATAGAAGTATTCGTATAATTATAAAAAAATCGTATTTTATTTCTATTAATGAAAATTGTAAATATATTGTTAAAATAAATAAAAAAAAAGACTTTAATATTTGTGTTTGCACATAAATAAATTTTTTTATTAAAGATAAAGAGATAAATGGAATTAACCATATCACTAGTGTAGTTAATAAAAATTGACTAATAACAGTACTCATTATTTTAATAGATTCTATATAAAAAATAATATTTTTTTGATTTATATTCATATTATTAATTATATTAAATAAAGATAATTTTTTAGAATAATCCAAATTATATAAAATAGATATATCATTTATATTCAGCCTACATATAAATGTTATGAATAGATTAACAAATGCACTTATAGTTGAAAAAATAAATATTTTTTTTTTATTTTTATAGAAAAATTGATTTACATCAATCATTATAATATACATTATAGACAAAATATATCTTTCCTCCTTTTACTTAAATAAAACTATATTTATTATAATATAATTATTATTATAGTATTAATTCATATATTTATATTAAAAATACTAATATATTTATTATTAATAATAAATATTTTTTGTTTCATTTTTAAATTTTTTTATTATTTTTTCTATTTTTATAAACATTTTATTTGTATTTATAATATTTTCTTCTATTATTTGTATAATACGTGAACCACAAATAATTCCTTGAACTCCATTTTTTAAAATTTTTTTAATTTGATAAGATTTATGAATTCCAAATCCTTGTATAATAGGACAGGATTTATATTTTTTTAATTTTTGAATTGTTTGGAGTAACAATTTTTGTGAATATATTGGTTGTATTCCTGTAACTCCAGGTCGTGAAACTAAATATGTATATTCGTGGTTATTTTTTATAATTTTTTTAACTAAATTAGTTCGAGCATCTGGCGGGCAAATAAAAATTGATGAAATCTGATATTTATCAGCTACTTTTCTAAAAAAATATGACTCTTCTATCGGTAAATCTGCGATTAAAATAGAATCAACACCTATAGAATTACAATATGAATAAAAAATTGATAATTTTTGACGATAAACAAGATTGGCATAAGTTAATATTCCTATTGGAATATCAGGATATTTATTTCTAACATTTTTAATAATATTAAAACATTGTTTAATAGATATTTTATTATAAAGAGCTCTTAAATGTGACTTCTGTATAGTAAATCCATCAGCAAGAGGATCTGAGAATGGAATTCCTAATTCTAATGCATCAGCTCCATTTTTAATTAATATATCAATAATCTTTATTGATATATCTATAGATGGATCTCCTAATACTATAAATGGAATAAAACAGCATTCTTGTTTAGAAGATAAATTTTTAAATAATAATTTATATCGTGAGTTCATAGTTTTACTTAGATTAATTAATTAATTTTATCGTTAATGGTAGCAAGATCTTTATCGCCTCGTCCCGATAAATTTACAATAATTGTTTGATCCTGATTAGGATTTTTATTCATTAATTTTAATGCATATGCAATAGCATGTGAAGACTCTAAAGCTGGAATTATTCCCTCTAATTTAGATAACTGTAAAAAAGCATTAATTGCTTCTTTATCTGTAATTGTTGAATAGTGAACTCTATTAGTATGTTTTAACCAAGCATGT
This region includes:
- the trpA gene encoding tryptophan synthase subunit alpha, whose product is MNSRYKLLFKNLSSKQECCFIPFIVLGDPSIDISIKIIDILIKNGADALELGIPFSDPLADGFTIQKSHLRALYNKISIKQCFNIIKNVRNKYPDIPIGILTYANLVYRQKLSIFYSYCNSIGVDSILIADLPIEESYFFRKVADKYQISSIFICPPDARTNLVKKIIKNNHEYTYLVSRPGVTGIQPIYSQKLLLQTIQKLKKYKSCPIIQGFGIHKSYQIKKILKNGVQGIICGSRIIQIIEENIINTNKMFIKIEKIIKKFKNETKNIYY
- a CDS encoding YciC family protein; this encodes MYIIMIDVNQFFYKNKKKIFIFSTISAFVNLFITFICRLNINDISILYNLDYSKKLSLFNIINNMNINQKNIIFYIESIKIMSTVISQFLLTTLVIWLIPFISLSLIKKFIYVQTQILKSFFLFILTIYLQFSLIEIKYDFFIIIRILLSTLLLVSVIFYIIEKKNIFYSIKNSTKIMINNIYLIIPMIFFWLIFKWLILILLKLFNIFSMYTNIFILNIFINIYFSYIIIYLFRFYIFYKAKDII